The Methanomethylovorans hollandica DSM 15978 genome includes a region encoding these proteins:
- the hgcB gene encoding mercury methylation ferredoxin HgcB, which translates to MFNSYIENTLQYYPEKCINCLRCTHVCPHEVFGEGKGHVELMRPAACMECGACARNCPVQAIEVQSGVGCAWAMIGAALRGKDMDSSECCCGGEDGSCC; encoded by the coding sequence ATGTTTAATTCATATATAGAAAATACTCTACAATACTATCCTGAAAAGTGTATCAACTGTCTGCGGTGTACCCATGTGTGCCCTCATGAAGTCTTTGGCGAAGGAAAAGGACATGTTGAACTCATGCGACCTGCTGCATGTATGGAATGCGGTGCATGTGCCCGTAACTGTCCTGTCCAGGCAATAGAAGTCCAGAGCGGTGTAGGCTGCGCATGGGCAATGATAGGGGCTGCACTAAGAGGTAAGGATATGGATAGTAGTGAATGCTGTTGCGGAGGAGAGGACGGGTCCTGCTGTTAG
- a CDS encoding MATE family efflux transporter, translated as MVTEEQLRSESIWKLFQRFVFPAIVGILVAGVQTIIDGYFIGNGVGSQGLAGVTLAFPVVMCIVALGVMMGMGSSSLVALELGRSNRYKAGKIVANVFPLVFVVAVVVTIAGLAFGDSLLSLFAAPAVVQDMAHDYLYAIFIGSVFFLLTITLDPLVRNDGYPMVSMNIMVISVLINLVLDYVFVMRMDMGVTGAAIATVIAFAVSAVRLTLHFFSSKAGLRISFSNMMFELQTVKRIMEAGLPSFAMQISVSILSFAHNFVLLQYGSDADVSAYGIMGYSFSIFYMLFEGIALGVQPIIGFNYGAGLYSRVRSTLKLAIATCVAVGALGFVLFFLFPEKVVQFFTPDDPFLLEVTVGGMRIFVLSLVVQGVVVVNATYFQSINRVRSALFIHMGKIFIFLLPLLFTLPLVFGLKGIWFATPAADYLMFFIVMIMLAEELKELQDENKACDYN; from the coding sequence ATGGTAACTGAGGAGCAGCTGCGTTCTGAAAGCATCTGGAAGCTTTTCCAGAGATTCGTTTTTCCGGCCATTGTAGGTATTCTGGTGGCTGGTGTCCAGACCATAATCGATGGATATTTTATAGGCAATGGCGTAGGTAGCCAGGGGCTTGCAGGCGTCACTCTGGCTTTTCCGGTGGTGATGTGCATTGTTGCTCTAGGAGTGATGATGGGTATGGGCTCTTCCAGCCTTGTGGCTCTTGAGCTTGGCAGATCCAACAGATATAAGGCAGGAAAGATAGTAGCCAATGTTTTCCCTCTTGTGTTCGTTGTGGCTGTTGTTGTCACAATAGCTGGTCTTGCATTTGGCGACTCGCTTTTGAGCTTGTTTGCCGCGCCTGCAGTAGTACAGGACATGGCACATGACTACTTATATGCGATATTCATTGGCTCTGTGTTCTTCCTGCTTACCATCACCCTTGACCCGCTTGTCAGGAATGATGGTTATCCGATGGTATCCATGAACATCATGGTGATCTCCGTATTGATCAACCTGGTGCTTGACTATGTATTTGTCATGAGGATGGATATGGGGGTGACCGGGGCAGCCATTGCAACGGTAATAGCTTTTGCGGTAAGTGCGGTTCGTTTGACGCTACATTTCTTTAGCAGCAAGGCAGGTCTGCGGATCAGCTTTAGTAATATGATGTTTGAACTTCAGACCGTAAAGAGAATTATGGAGGCAGGTTTGCCTTCCTTTGCCATGCAGATCTCGGTGTCTATACTGTCCTTTGCTCATAATTTCGTGTTATTGCAATATGGTTCCGATGCCGATGTATCAGCCTATGGGATAATGGGTTATTCTTTCTCCATATTTTACATGCTCTTCGAGGGTATTGCTTTGGGGGTGCAGCCGATCATCGGATTCAATTATGGTGCAGGTTTGTATAGCAGAGTGCGTAGCACCCTGAAACTTGCAATTGCTACATGTGTAGCTGTGGGTGCTTTGGGGTTTGTGCTATTCTTCCTGTTCCCGGAAAAAGTGGTGCAGTTTTTTACTCCCGATGATCCGTTCCTTCTTGAGGTCACTGTGGGAGGCATGAGGATATTTGTGCTTTCATTGGTTGTACAGGGTGTGGTGGTTGTGAACGCCACATACTTCCAGTCCATAAACCGGGTCAGGTCTGCCCTGTTCATTCACATGGGCAAGATATTCATCTTCTTGCTGCCCCTTCTGTTCACATTGCCCCTGGTATTTGGGCTCAAAGGAATCTGGTTTGCAACCCCCGCAGCCGATTACCTGATGTTCTTCATAGTGATGATCATGCTTGCCGAAGAACTGAAGGAGCTACAAGATGAAAATAAGGCGTGTGATTATAACTGA
- the hgcA gene encoding mercury methylation corrinoid protein HgcA yields the protein MTSEKNSSASCSCAPRSDKNQFITLTSKMQASEILTTTSGLTLKNRLDHVFARLGVNRTGHTVKPGLYKLGNPTSESLVFASANYTLSFDAVRLQVLTGYILVLDTKGINVWCAAGKGTFGTDELVKRIMWSGLSNIVRHRTVIVPQLGAPGISAHEVQNRSGFKVEFGPVRASDLPEYLKTHKATPEMRRVHFALKDRLVLTPVELRHAIVPTIAAAIILYLLAGPLAALAAITTVITGTVLFPALLPLIPTHDFSTKGLILGLLVAIPFTISFAANPVMPLLTKAIISLALIVTMPATTAYLALNFTGCTTFTSRTGVKKEIYRYVPIIALLAGCGILLLMILGAMRFMELV from the coding sequence ATGACCAGTGAGAAAAATAGCAGTGCCTCTTGCTCATGTGCACCCCGGTCAGATAAAAATCAGTTCATCACTCTGACCAGTAAGATGCAGGCATCTGAAATTCTAACGACTACAAGTGGACTAACTCTTAAAAACAGGCTTGACCATGTCTTTGCCCGTTTGGGTGTGAATCGGACGGGACACACCGTAAAACCCGGTCTTTACAAACTAGGGAACCCTACTTCGGAGTCTTTGGTTTTTGCGTCGGCAAACTACACGCTTAGCTTTGATGCTGTGCGCTTGCAGGTACTGACTGGTTATATCCTTGTGCTGGATACAAAGGGAATTAATGTATGGTGTGCTGCAGGCAAAGGCACATTCGGGACAGACGAGCTAGTAAAACGTATTATGTGGTCGGGACTTTCTAATATTGTCCGCCACCGTACTGTCATAGTGCCGCAGCTTGGAGCCCCGGGAATCTCAGCACATGAAGTACAAAACAGGTCGGGATTCAAGGTAGAATTTGGTCCTGTCCGTGCCAGTGATCTGCCGGAATATCTTAAAACACACAAGGCAACACCTGAAATGCGCAGGGTGCATTTTGCGTTAAAAGACCGGCTGGTGCTCACACCGGTGGAATTGAGACATGCAATAGTTCCCACAATAGCTGCGGCTATTATTCTTTACCTTCTGGCAGGTCCTCTTGCAGCCCTTGCTGCGATCACCACGGTAATTACAGGCACTGTACTGTTTCCTGCCCTGCTTCCGTTAATTCCCACGCATGATTTCAGCACTAAAGGGCTTATTCTTGGACTGTTGGTCGCAATTCCTTTTACAATTTCCTTTGCAGCAAATCCTGTAATGCCCCTCTTAACAAAAGCGATCATATCATTGGCTTTAATTGTGACCATGCCAGCTACAACCGCATACCTGGCCCTTAACTTCACAGGCTGTACAACATTCACTTCAAGGACCGGTGTCAAAAAAGAGATCTATCGATATGTACCCATTATAGCACTTCTGGCAGGCTGCGGAATTCTGCTCCTGATGATCTTAGGAGCAATGAGATTTATGGAGCTGGTCTGA
- a CDS encoding SOUL family heme-binding protein, with product MSVKKAEYTVLRVLGEGVEIRQYPKQTLISTDAKDKDTAFSILANYIFGGNSEGIRISMTTPVTTVLSDNGLQMSFVLPLGYYADNAPNPRDERITIRDLDPRKIATTRFSGYLNKEKYVQKKHELTEILKLESIAVKGDAFMMQYDPPWVIPMLRHNEVAIEVE from the coding sequence ATGTCTGTGAAAAAAGCTGAATATACGGTATTAAGGGTTCTGGGAGAAGGTGTTGAAATACGGCAATATCCAAAACAAACGCTTATTTCAACTGATGCAAAGGATAAGGACACTGCTTTCTCAATACTTGCAAATTACATTTTCGGGGGTAACTCTGAAGGCATTAGAATAAGTATGACCACACCTGTGACAACAGTGCTGAGTGATAATGGCCTGCAGATGTCTTTCGTACTTCCCCTTGGTTATTATGCGGACAATGCTCCGAACCCCAGGGATGAACGTATCACTATTCGGGATTTAGATCCTCGTAAGATTGCAACTACACGTTTTTCCGGTTATCTCAACAAAGAGAAGTATGTGCAGAAGAAGCATGAACTCACTGAGATCCTAAAGCTTGAAAGTATTGCTGTGAAGGGTGATGCCTTCATGATGCAGTACGATCCTCCATGGGTGATTCCTATGCTGCGTCACAACGAAGTAGCTATAGAGGTAGAGTGA
- a CDS encoding proteasome-activating nucleotidase, whose amino-acid sequence MTNTSADTPVDTGASGDKNRTEFENLNKEDARSLLNEIELLKVNNENMRAKLLEASMMNNSYMEEISKLKKQIEHLTTPPLFIASIMEIEDDMVLIRQHGNNQEVMTRIPPAFYRKLEPGMRVSVNGAFSIISIIRKGTDIRAQVMELINSPGIHYDMIGGLDEVIKEVIESVELPLTEPELFSNIGIEPPNGVLLYGAPGTGKTLIAKAVASSAKATFIRMSGSDLVQKFIGEGARLVKDVFQLARDKSPAILFIDEIDAVGGMRTHDGTTGSAEVNRTMLQLLAEMDGFDATKNVKVIAATNRIDLLDPALLRPGRFDRVIEIPLPDMVARVEILNIHTRKMKLAEDMDFDKLAKITAGLSGADLQVITKEAGMFVLRRRGEKVTMKDMMDAYEKVVSEEETSTPSGMFA is encoded by the coding sequence ATGACGAACACTAGCGCAGATACTCCCGTTGATACCGGCGCATCCGGAGACAAAAACCGGACTGAATTTGAGAACCTTAATAAAGAAGATGCTAGGTCACTGCTCAACGAGATAGAACTGCTGAAAGTCAACAACGAGAACATGAGGGCAAAACTGCTTGAAGCCAGCATGATGAACAATTCCTACATGGAAGAGATCAGTAAGCTCAAAAAGCAGATAGAGCACCTGACAACACCCCCTTTATTCATCGCCAGTATCATGGAAATAGAAGATGATATGGTCCTTATAAGGCAGCATGGCAACAATCAGGAAGTAATGACAAGGATCCCACCTGCCTTTTATAGAAAACTTGAGCCAGGCATGAGAGTTAGTGTGAACGGCGCCTTTTCTATAATATCGATAATACGCAAAGGTACTGACATCAGAGCTCAGGTAATGGAGCTAATCAATTCTCCGGGAATACACTATGATATGATAGGTGGCCTTGATGAAGTTATTAAGGAAGTAATAGAATCCGTAGAGCTACCATTGACAGAACCTGAGCTGTTCTCCAACATAGGTATTGAGCCTCCGAATGGTGTTTTACTGTATGGAGCACCAGGCACAGGGAAGACCTTGATCGCAAAGGCTGTTGCCTCCAGCGCCAAGGCGACATTCATACGCATGTCAGGTTCTGACCTCGTACAGAAGTTCATAGGAGAGGGAGCGAGACTGGTCAAAGACGTATTCCAACTTGCCCGCGACAAATCTCCTGCTATCCTATTTATAGACGAGATCGATGCTGTGGGAGGTATGCGTACCCATGATGGGACTACCGGCTCAGCGGAAGTGAACCGAACTATGCTGCAGCTGCTGGCTGAGATGGACGGTTTCGATGCAACAAAGAATGTGAAAGTTATTGCCGCAACTAATCGAATAGATCTCTTAGACCCGGCGCTCTTGCGCCCCGGCAGGTTTGACAGAGTAATAGAAATACCTCTGCCTGACATGGTGGCACGTGTGGAGATATTGAATATCCACACCCGGAAGATGAAGCTTGCAGAGGATATGGATTTCGACAAGCTTGCCAAGATAACGGCAGGACTTAGCGGCGCTGACCTTCAGGTAATTACCAAGGAAGCAGGTATGTTCGTACTCAGACGCCGTGGAGAAAAGGTAACTATGAAGGATATGATGGATGCTTACGAGAAAGTAGTTTCAGAAGAGGAGACATCCACACCATCGGGTATGTTCGCATAG
- a CDS encoding cryptochrome/photolyase family protein, whose translation MYHKVLFIFRRDLRIDDNTGLIEALHSSHTVLPCFIFDPRLLEDGKYSKNALQFMLGSIKDLEAQLNALGGRLYLFSGLPHEVTAKLIGEENIDAVIVNHDYTPFSVHRDGAISAVCAEHGSEFHQFHDATLQVPGSVKTQQGKMYQVFTQFFRAASKLQVEVPVPVKKGAFFNSDVSGALEIIPEFDHNNQELFVHGGRSNALEVLSDLSGFMDYDRLRNIPSRMGTTGLSAHNRFGTVSIREVYHSFMDELGPDHTLISELYWRDFFIQLAAGHPRVFGRAFREKFDGLQWDNDPVRFQAWCEGSTGFPIVDAGMRQLATTGYMHNRVRMIVASFLVKDLHIDWRWGERYFARKLVDYDPCVNNGNWQWAASTGADATPYFRIFNPWLQQQKFDPECEYIKKWVPELRNMSSQDIHALEKHIPPQGIGYPPVIVDHKAEKDKTLIMFRSV comes from the coding sequence TTGTATCATAAAGTACTTTTCATCTTCAGGCGGGATCTGCGTATAGATGATAATACCGGCCTGATCGAGGCTCTTCACTCTTCACATACAGTATTGCCTTGTTTTATCTTTGATCCCAGGTTGCTGGAAGATGGTAAATACAGTAAGAATGCTCTGCAATTCATGCTGGGGTCCATCAAGGACCTGGAAGCTCAGCTTAATGCACTGGGTGGCAGGTTGTATCTGTTTTCAGGTTTACCTCATGAGGTCACTGCAAAGCTGATCGGTGAAGAGAATATAGATGCTGTTATTGTGAACCATGACTATACTCCATTCAGTGTTCACAGGGATGGGGCGATATCTGCAGTGTGTGCAGAGCATGGATCAGAGTTCCATCAGTTCCATGATGCAACACTCCAGGTGCCAGGTTCTGTGAAAACTCAGCAGGGAAAGATGTATCAGGTATTTACACAATTCTTCAGGGCAGCCAGCAAGCTCCAGGTGGAGGTGCCAGTGCCAGTTAAGAAGGGTGCATTCTTTAATTCAGACGTCTCAGGTGCCCTTGAGATAATTCCAGAATTCGATCACAATAATCAAGAACTGTTTGTACATGGCGGGCGCAGCAATGCGCTGGAAGTGCTGTCCGATCTGAGCGGGTTTATGGATTACGACAGGCTGCGTAACATCCCTTCCAGGATGGGTACTACCGGCCTTTCGGCTCATAACAGGTTCGGAACAGTTTCCATCCGGGAAGTCTACCATTCTTTCATGGACGAGCTTGGACCTGACCACACTCTGATCAGTGAGCTTTACTGGAGGGATTTCTTCATTCAGCTTGCTGCTGGTCATCCCAGGGTATTCGGACGCGCTTTCAGGGAAAAGTTCGATGGACTTCAGTGGGATAATGACCCCGTAAGATTCCAGGCCTGGTGCGAGGGCAGCACAGGTTTTCCTATAGTGGATGCCGGAATGCGGCAGCTTGCTACTACCGGTTATATGCACAACAGGGTAAGGATGATAGTGGCTTCTTTTCTTGTGAAGGACCTGCACATCGACTGGCGATGGGGTGAACGATACTTTGCCCGGAAGCTTGTGGATTATGATCCGTGTGTCAACAATGGCAACTGGCAGTGGGCAGCATCCACAGGTGCGGATGCAACTCCATATTTCAGGATCTTCAATCCCTGGCTGCAGCAGCAGAAATTCGATCCAGAGTGTGAATACATTAAGAAATGGGTGCCTGAACTGAGGAACATGAGCTCGCAGGACATCCATGCTCTGGAGAAACATATCCCGCCACAGGGTATCGGATATCCTCCGGTGATTGTAGACCATAAGGCGGAGAAAGATAAAACGCTTATAATGTTCAGATCGGTATGA
- a CDS encoding TIGR00304 family membrane protein, which produces MIAQVLISLGILSVFIGSILVLIGNSISSGEGSSEQGYNTARYQTSDGSAQPHKIPEGVFTQPEVRGAGIIMLGPIPIILGTDSKSVQTLILLTIVLMLMAFFLFR; this is translated from the coding sequence ATGATAGCGCAAGTTCTGATCTCCCTGGGGATATTATCTGTGTTCATTGGTTCTATTCTGGTCCTGATCGGTAATTCGATTTCTTCAGGCGAAGGTAGTAGTGAGCAAGGATATAACACTGCACGTTATCAGACAAGTGATGGCAGTGCACAGCCTCATAAGATTCCGGAAGGTGTATTCACACAGCCAGAAGTGCGAGGCGCAGGTATCATTATGCTGGGTCCGATACCTATAATCCTTGGTACGGACAGCAAAAGTGTGCAGACCCTCATACTGCTTACCATAGTTCTGATGCTCATGGCTTTTTTCCTTTTCAGGTGA
- a CDS encoding TIGR00304 family membrane protein produces MASSRDIIRIGYYLISIGVLLLFAGSFFSTMHSDRDTGNSGGLILIGPIPIVFGSSPQITTYMLYAGFFMFLIYIFIRRKM; encoded by the coding sequence ATGGCATCCTCCAGAGATATTATCAGGATCGGTTACTATCTGATATCCATAGGGGTCTTGCTGCTGTTTGCAGGTTCTTTCTTTTCCACCATGCATAGTGACAGGGACACCGGAAACTCAGGTGGGCTTATACTGATCGGTCCAATCCCAATAGTTTTTGGTTCTTCTCCTCAGATCACCACTTATATGCTTTATGCGGGGTTCTTTATGTTCCTCATATACATTTTCATCCGGAGGAAAATGTGA
- the uvrB gene encoding excinuclease ABC subunit UvrB, with translation MRPFTLVSEYCPKGDQPEAISRLTEGINKGAKHQTLLGVTGSGKTFTIANVIQNVQQPTLVIAHNKTLAAQLFSEFREFFPNNAVEYFVSYYDYYQPEAYLPTTDTYIEKDASINDEIERLRLSATRSLMERRDVIVVSSVSCIYSLGSPQEWRAMTVMLTVGEEIDRSALFADLINIQYERNDIEPSQGTFRSKGDTIEVFPAQEKRGIRIELFGDEIERIAYFEPLTGKVQEELGTGETLGIYPAKHFVMPQEYIDKALVEIEEELRGQLARLRAENKLLEVQRLEQRTKFDMEMIKELGYCSGIENYSRHFDGRKPGEPPSSLLDFFPEDYLMVIDESHVTIPQIRGMYNGDRARKESLVTYGFRLPSALDNRPLKYDEFAKRINNVIYVSATPAEYEVEMSKSVVEQIIRPTGLVDPQITIRPVGNQVDDLIGEVSKVTEKGYRTLVTTLTKRMAEELTDYLHELGIRVRYMHSGIDTIQRTEIIRSLRKGDFDVLVGINLLREGLDIPEVALVAILDADKEGFLRSERSLIQTIGRASRNAEGRVILYADNITGSIERAVNETNRRRKLQMEFNEQHGIIPQTIRKALQRELVEVEDSVVSEALALAEDKSEKEMADMIIDLEAEMHLAAKNLEFERAAELRDMIKELRASYSL, from the coding sequence ATGCGCCCTTTCACATTAGTATCTGAATATTGTCCGAAAGGTGACCAGCCGGAGGCCATATCCCGGCTTACTGAAGGTATTAACAAAGGAGCAAAACACCAGACATTGCTAGGTGTAACCGGTTCAGGTAAGACCTTCACAATAGCTAACGTGATCCAGAATGTGCAGCAGCCTACCCTTGTGATAGCGCATAACAAGACCCTTGCAGCACAATTGTTCTCTGAGTTCAGAGAGTTCTTCCCGAACAATGCCGTTGAATACTTTGTCAGTTACTATGACTATTACCAGCCCGAAGCTTATCTTCCCACTACGGATACGTATATCGAAAAAGATGCTTCCATCAACGACGAGATCGAAAGGCTACGCCTGTCTGCCACCAGATCTCTGATGGAGCGCAGAGATGTGATCGTAGTTTCAAGTGTCTCCTGTATCTACAGCCTGGGTTCACCACAGGAATGGCGTGCTATGACTGTGATGCTCACTGTAGGTGAAGAGATAGATCGCTCTGCTTTGTTTGCAGATCTAATTAATATCCAGTATGAGCGTAATGATATAGAACCTTCACAGGGCACCTTCCGCTCAAAGGGCGATACTATAGAGGTATTCCCGGCTCAGGAGAAGCGGGGCATAAGGATAGAACTGTTCGGTGATGAGATCGAAAGGATAGCCTATTTCGAGCCGCTCACAGGCAAGGTGCAGGAAGAACTGGGCACGGGGGAGACACTGGGCATATATCCTGCAAAGCATTTCGTGATGCCTCAGGAATACATAGATAAGGCACTTGTAGAAATTGAGGAGGAACTTCGGGGACAGCTTGCCAGACTGCGGGCTGAGAACAAACTGCTTGAAGTGCAGCGTCTGGAGCAGAGAACAAAGTTCGATATGGAAATGATAAAAGAATTAGGGTATTGTAGTGGTATAGAGAACTATTCAAGGCATTTTGATGGCAGAAAACCCGGGGAACCACCTTCTTCACTGCTGGATTTCTTCCCTGAGGACTATCTGATGGTTATCGATGAGTCACATGTTACCATTCCTCAGATCAGAGGTATGTACAATGGTGACAGGGCGAGAAAAGAATCACTTGTAACATACGGTTTCAGATTACCTTCGGCTTTGGACAACAGGCCTCTGAAATATGATGAATTCGCAAAGCGTATCAATAATGTCATCTACGTTTCTGCCACTCCCGCAGAATATGAGGTGGAGATGAGCAAGTCCGTGGTGGAACAGATTATCCGCCCCACCGGGCTTGTGGACCCGCAGATCACTATTCGTCCCGTGGGGAATCAGGTGGATGACCTTATAGGAGAAGTGTCTAAAGTGACTGAAAAGGGTTACAGGACACTTGTCACCACTCTTACCAAGCGAATGGCAGAGGAGCTCACTGACTACCTGCATGAGCTGGGTATCAGGGTGCGCTATATGCATTCGGGTATCGATACCATTCAGCGGACTGAGATCATCCGCAGTCTGCGCAAGGGTGATTTCGATGTGCTTGTGGGTATTAACCTTCTGCGTGAGGGGCTGGACATCCCTGAGGTTGCGCTGGTTGCAATACTGGACGCAGACAAAGAAGGGTTTTTACGATCTGAAAGATCTCTTATCCAGACAATAGGCAGGGCATCGAGGAACGCTGAAGGCAGGGTCATATTATACGCTGACAATATCACAGGATCTATAGAGCGTGCTGTGAATGAAACGAACAGGCGTCGCAAGCTGCAGATGGAATTCAACGAACAGCATGGCATAATTCCCCAGACCATCAGGAAAGCCTTGCAGCGTGAACTTGTAGAAGTGGAAGACTCAGTGGTTTCTGAGGCTCTTGCGCTGGCAGAGGACAAGTCGGAGAAAGAAATGGCAGATATGATCATTGACCTTGAAGCAGAGATGCATCTTGCTGCAAAGAACCTGGAATTTGAGAGGGCTGCAGAGCTTCGTGACATGATCAAAGAACTGCGTGCAAGCTATTCACTGTGA